From a single Porites lutea chromosome 10, jaPorLute2.1, whole genome shotgun sequence genomic region:
- the LOC140950830 gene encoding adenosine receptor A3-like, producing MTSSSEDEDYLYRSLTFRSVLVCKSKTIPEETAILDISTASVNIIAILPAILGNILILLAIRKTSSIAMPTKVLLGSLAFTDLGVGLLAQPLYAVKTLSSDVLTKCVSGVLFDILSGHLSITSFFSVMFISLDRFMALHLKLRYRTVVTLKRCLFIAVLIRLVALPWGLTFIWMHKVYFLLILTILPICLVISSLSFIKIYLILRRKQKCFKNPAQHKSLRRVDALTVSRYRDSVNSMFIIFCALLVAYIPAWIVVLVRIIYGRTEYLHKATTATLTIVLLNSTVNPILYLWRMKELRQSALEVIAHIIPISVTRRSISKNAVENVELRAVWQ from the coding sequence ATGACTTCATCGAGCGAAGACGAAGACTACCTTTACCGCAGTCTTACATTTCGAAGTGTTTTGGTTTGCAAGTCCAAAACCATTCCCGAAGAGACAGCTATTCTTGACATTTCTACAGCGAGTGTCAACATTATAGCCATCCTTCCCGCAATTCTGGGGAATATTTTGATATTACTAGCAATCCGCAAGACATCTTCCATAGCAATGCCAACCAAAGTACTTCTCGGAAGCCTCGCTTTCACGGATCTTGGAGTCGGATTACTTGCACAGCCATTATACGCCGTAAAAACTCTTTCTTCAGACGTCTTAACCAAATGTGTGAGTGGCGTGCTGTTTGATATTTTGTCCGGCCATCTTTCCATTACGTCGTTTTTTAGCGTAATGTTTATCAGCCTTGACCGATTCATGGCACTCCATTTAAAGCTGCGTTATCGCACTGTTGTAACCCTAAAACGCTGCCTTTTTATCGCAGTACTTATTCGATTAGTTGCCCTTCCATGGGGTTTAACCTTCATCTGGATGCACAAAGTCTATTTTCTTCTCATACTGACAATTTTACCCATCTGCTTGGTAATCTCTTCCTTGTCGTTTATCAAAATCTACCTCATTCTTCGCCGAAAACAAAAGTGCTTCAAAAATCCAGCGCAACACAAGTCTTTGAGACGAGTCGACGCCCTCACAGTCTCGCGGTACCGTGACTCCGTCAACAGTATGTTTATCATATTTTGCGCTTTACTGGTGGCGTATATTCCAGCCTGGATCGTAGTTTTGGTTCGAATCATTTATGGAAGAACAGAGTACTTGCATAAAGCAACCACAGCAACTTTGACGATAGTTCTTTTGAACTCGACAGTGAATCCAATTCTATATCTATGGAGAATGAAAGAGCTGCGACAGTCTGCCTTGGAAGTGATAGCACACATAATCCCGATATCAGTAACACGGAGAAGTATTTCAAAAAACGCCGTTGAAAATGTTGAACTGCGCGCTGTGTGGCAATAA